AAGGAGCCAATGAGGCCACCAAAACCCTCAAGAGAGGCATCTCTGAGTTCATCGTGATGGCTGCAGACACCGAGCCCCTGGAGATCATCTTGCACCTCCCACTGCTGTGTGAGGACAAGAATGTGCCCTACGTGTTTGTGCGCTCCAAGCAGGCCCTGGGGCGAGCCGGTGGGGTCTCCAGGCCTGTCATCGCCTGTTCTGTCACCATCAAAGAAGGCTCACAACTGAAGCAGCAGATCCAGTCCATCCAGCAGTCCACTGAAAGGTTCTTAGTCTAAACAGGTGGCCTCTGCCACACTCCCTGCTGACTCCTACCACAGGGGTTATGTATCATTTGtctgttagcatatagtattttgAGCTACCTTctgttgttataaaatattgtagTGCtcaaaaaaaactataaaatttaatattctcTAGGGAATTAAACAAAAATGGTGTAAGTTCAAATgacagggaaaagaaaagtggGTCACTGTTTAATAGTTTCTGCTCTGAAGGCGTCTTATTTTGATTTCTAGCACCTAGCACAATAAGCATTCAACTTATGAAATGATGCTGAGACAGAGCAACCATTTTCTTACCTGAAGTTTAAAACTGTTTGAAccccctttaaaatttttattttgttcaataatttaaagaaacataTCAGTAATTGTGAGATTAAAACTACAGAGTTGTGAGACCTACTATATTAAAATGCTGAAGGACCTTGAACCAACAGTTTGGCCAGTGTTCTCTTAGCTTCACTGTTCTTTTTCAAGGTCATATATAAAAAGGGCTATGTCATACCTATTGAGGGAGAACTGAAGGAGAAatccaagaaaacaaacaaacaaacaaacaaaaaataggatCCAACTAAAAGAAGCTACAAGTAAATAGGGATTCTATTTAACCTTAAGTAATCCCCATTTTTGGTAATCATTCATATTACAGAAAGATTTTctgctttaagaaaaatttcattgaagaatttttttaaaaggacctCCCCAACTGCATTTATGTATTGAAGAACAATATATGTTACTTCAGATAGGATGAAGGCACGTAAGCAGCAATCcaaaagccaaagaaataaaagcagccTTTAAAATTACAATCTAAatccagagaaaaacaatttaaccAATACAATATAACATCTATTTCTTAAAgcattttttcctttggattattgatatttactgtttttttttaacttagggaagatatctctattattttttaaggttatatCTTATTTTGGGCTTCTGATATCCAGATATGTAATAACTAAATCCTGAAAACATTTTCCATATGATATTTAAATGCTGAAGACACatatcttccattttctcttcacaATGCCaagttaagaaaaatttaaataatctcttgaaaaacatttgaaaagtctCACTGTTTTTGCCCATATAATTGCCTAGCAAAACACCTTTTGCCAGATTCCATGATCTTTTGAAGCTGTGTCATCATATCTTACTTTACCTTCAAAGTTTGAAAATTTGGATAATTAAACACTTTCTGGACTAAATTAGACTGGCTGAACATTTACTTGGTAACTGTTCTTTAAAATGATGTATAGCTTAAATGAAGGATGACTGTTTTCCATTTCTAGGCAAAGAAATTTAAGTTGCACAATTTTCTaacaatatgaatttttaaagccTAGAAACGTTGAGGAAGATCTCAAAGAAAAGGATAACTGATATGGAGCATTTAAGTGGAGTTTTACCTATATAGAGAAAGAACTAAATGATACATTGAAGTTCTACCAAGACTTCTTAATTTTATGCAGCTCACCACTAATCTAGTGATGTACATTAAAGACTGATCATTAAATTGCCTTTAAACTATATCTGATATGAATGAGATCTGTAAAGTTTTGAAAGGAATGTAAGTATTTAACACAAAGTAGAAGTACTATTAtgaagtggttaagagcatgagctctggagtcagacctaGGTTTGCAACCTTGTTCTTCTACAGCTATGTGAACTTAACCAAGTTATCTAGCTTTCCAAAGGTTAATCTCCTTCATCCATAATATATGGAAAGTAACAGtattcatagggttgttataCAAATTAAATGATACAATGTATGGAAAGCATAGTAGCAATATTATCAATTTATTAATTATTCAGTATATGCGAGGCATGATGATTATTTTAACTATACATTTACAACACAGTATGTGGTTACCTCCTGCAACTTTCAATGCATTATTGTGGAATTATCTTTGGCTTCTGAGAATAGGAAGATACCACTAGGGAAGGAAACAAATATAAGTTGTCTTGATAAATCTACCTAGCATAAATCTAGGTGAATCTCATAATATGCTTGCATTAAAATAAAGATCCCTTCATACGCCTAATCTGAGTTTATATATTTAAACCttctcaacttcatttctttaactCAACAGTAAACACTCTGTCCTCTAACATTTATGTTGCTTTTTCAGTCAATAGTTAAGTAGTAATAATCAATAATGCTATATATCATGATATAGTTGATAAAGATGTTTATAatctttcatcttttcctttcataatttaaTAACAACTGAATTGTAACACCATagcaattttttaattgaaagtttgttactgtaaagttttaaatcattctcaaacttttttaTCAAGCTGAAATTTTGTCATATCAGTTTTTCTTAaaggtatataaatatatctgtataGCAACAATcagatatatacaaataaaatgtagtaAGCAATGCAAATTAGATGAAATGGTATCTTAGTGACTACTACTATCATTTTGCCTTTCCATAGGCAGCACAGTCTAATGGAAAGAATACCAGTTGCTGCATCCATAAGTTGTGACTAAACAGCCTGGATCAATCATGTAATCTTTCTAACATTCAACTGTGAAACAAGGGGAGTACTTTAGAAGTTTATTTGCTTAGGAATGAagatactgtatataaaatttatatgtgctgatataaaatagatactaaaTAAATGATAGTTACTGTTAGTAATAAGAAACAAGCTAATTTGCTTGTTCCATCAGATGGCCCACTGAAAAAAGCGCTCCACTGATCAGTTTACAGGTttcatacaaaacaaaaaaacctgctaAGAAGGGGTATTAAGTCCTTATCCATGTAAGTATCAATCTTATAGTAAAGATAATGTGGTTTAAATATTTATGACAATGTAAGCACACATGAAAGCAAATTAAGACATTCTTAAGTCTAGTAGGGCTTGCTATTAGTACTTTTTAAAGCCTTGGGGCTGGGCAGGTATTAAATCTATTTCCTGGTTACAGGTGTAGAAATAAGATTATTAGCAAAACCGGGTGGAGAATATAGGCTTAGAGGTAGTACATGTGAACAGAAATCAGGACCCTGTCATGGGAGAAAGCTAGGTgattagaaaaatgaaacacaaaagtaaaaatgagGTTCTTCAAACTAGAATATACTAGTAAGAATCTATCTTATGAAAGTAATACCTCTGTCTCCCAGCATAGTGCTATTAAACTGAaatttcatcagtattttacaTTAGTAAAGAGAGTTCCAAGTAGTACATGGTTTTAAGTGAGATCTCTGTAGAAGCATCTTTTCAATACACAATAATAGATTCTTTAAAGGGTAAGTTTAACTTAGATCTTTTGTATGTTGAAAAATATATGCAGCTCTTTCTACACTGAAACCTAggtcttaaagaaaaataaagttgagacAATGCAATGAAATAGTAAACACCCAGTCACTATCTTTGACCATTCAGTATGAgctaaagaataaaaactgtagAGGGAGGAAAACATTCAAGAATAGGCCCAAAAGttcatgttattttcatttctatactTTCTGATGCTTTCATTTACCATAATCCTTAAAAAAGCATAAATACTTATACATAGCTATACTGTAAACTCATTGTAATAGTTCTTCACagcagaaatttgtttttaaaaggaggaagatAAGATAGCCAGATTCCAAAAGGCTCTTGTGTTAAACAGTCTCTTCTAGTAGATGACACCACAAACTGGGAGGCCCCCACTACAGCAAGACTCTATTTACAGTGAACCCTTTATTATCCAGTACCTCATATGTGTGCATTATAAGAATAACTGATGTTCAAAAACAAGAACATCAGTTCTCAATCATCAaagattaaattacatttaatttaggTTCCATgtcaatatatttattatattttgtctgatacatataaaataaataagttctttgAAAACTGATCACTCAAGATGGatgttatgttttcctttgtaatATGATTATTTAGTAAGTTTAGAAAACACCTCTTCTTATAAGTTTATGAACTAACAGGTAAAAAATTATGTGATTTCAGAAGGTTGGTCAAACATTCTAAACAAACTGCCtaaatattatttccaaaaaaaaccAGGAACAAGAATGActatggaagaaaacagaaatggtaagactataaacaaagaaacagcaaattctggagaaaagaacacaaaaactagaaaagaaacaaaaatactcaTATAGATTATGAATAAGTACATTACCTAGGTTTCTCTAAACTCAAACTGAGTACATACTAATCTTTTACTAGTAGGCACAATTCATTTCTTGAGTGTTTCCAATTAACTTCACCAGGATTCTTAATAGTGTACACACAAGGACAGTGTACTAATGTTACCTCTTAGAATATTACTTGGTAAGatcaaatgaaagataaaaagattACCCAATTCTTcatcatcttaatttttttccctgatttcaaattatacataTGTTAGGCTATAAAACTTCTGAGTTACTAACTAAAGATATGTtctaaacatgaaaaaaagtAGCAAGAAAAAACTGGTAGCGTGAAAAAAACTGGTATGAGTCCAAATGGGCCTTCACCAACTAAGTATATTTAATTCCCATTAGTGATAATCATGAGCATCACACAAAAAGTTCCACCATTAACATGAATGACAAGATTGTCTGCCAATAACCAAATAAAATAGCAGAGTCttctgaaaaattatatgaaacattTTTGCATTCTAGTGGCCAATGCCTCAGTCTATGTAGAAAATGTTATCATATATTTAGAAGGTAATTAATACTACTTTTATATTCACGTTAATACTGCACATAATAGTTCCACATATACTTGTCATAACATGTATTGTAATAATTTATAAGGAACACTTACTGGGTAAATTttttggatggatggaaggatgggttcAGGTAgggctataaaaagaaaaagtttaaagctTCCGTGATTCACGTAATTCATTTTACAAAGCAATAATTTGTCAGCTACACCCCAGGTATGAGACTATATGGGTTTATGCTAAAATTCAACAGCTTTCATATACTTTGTGAAATTAATTCTGATCcctaaaaatttaaattcaaaatatatctaaGTAGACAATTTAAGGTCTGttaataaattacatatatttctatGTAAACCAATGTTCCTTACGTGGTTTTAGAATAATAGGTCATCAATAAATGGACACACATCATTTGGTCCAacatcagacacacacacaaaataagcaAGACAATTGTTGtgctacagatattaaaaagacATTGTTAAGATGGATGTAGctatcaaaacaaaaattttttaagtaaaatccaATGGCACTACATCATAAGAATAACAGCTCTATCATAATTGtccctttattatttaatttcttctaaCAATAATACCAAAATTGAGATAGTTTTGGGAAATTGATCTAttgggaaaaaaactgaaaagatctTCAACttcattaatacatttttaaaaagaaaacctcagcaAAGGTTAGAAATCTAAATCAGGAGATTTGTACCAATCtgctatataataaataaaatttcatacaAAAGAATCATTATCGCCATATGTCTCTGCATTTTTTAACTGCCATTCTGCACCCTTCAACAGCTTTACCCAAATCCAACCTCATTAAATGTGCTAACTGTAATCTCACATCATTAGAATGTAGATGGAATAACATGAAAGGCAGAGTGTTTAATATTCACAATATAAGAAGTAACTGTAAAATATAGTGTCTTGAATATGGTAAGatacaaataatacattttcaagaTTTCTTTAAGATTAAAGACCAAATATAGTACTGCATGATAAACTATGTatttaagaattagaaataattacATATACAGTTGACGCTTGAACAATACAGGGGTTAAGGGTGCCAACCCCTGTGCAGTccaaaatctgcatataactttatagttggccctccatatctgaggtttcaaatctacagattcaaccagCTGCAGATCATGTAGTAAGTACTGCAATACATACATACcgaaaaaaatctgtatataagtagacccgcacagttcaaacctgtgttgttcaagggtcaactgtaattaaataaattcagtaacaAAGAATCATTACTTGACTTTTAATTTGCTATttagcaaaaaaatttttaaatgactcctGGAATACATTAATGAACACATAATCAACCATTATGACCAATTTACATGGTTTCCAACTAtgattataaatgtataaatttctaCCACATAGTACAAAGTAGGATGCTTTATTTAAATATCTCTTCATCATGCTTTATTCCCAAGttgaaaactataataaaataaaattccatgatAGTATGGAACGTTCACAGTGTATGACTAAGAATATTAGGGGAAAAAACTCACTCGTTACTTACCAGAATCACTCTCAGGAaggatacatatttttttccccaaagacatTCAAATGCTAAAATTCTAGAAGACCCTACAAATAAACTCAAGCCCCAGTCACTTAATTCTAAAAGTCTCTATATTTGTATAacatttttaatggctttttaataat
This genomic interval from Phocoena sinus isolate mPhoSin1 chromosome 3, mPhoSin1.pri, whole genome shotgun sequence contains the following:
- the LOC116750569 gene encoding NHP2-like protein 1, which produces MTEADVNLKAYPLADADLTKKLLDLVQQSCNYKQLHKGANEATKTLKRGISEFIVMAADTEPLEIILHLPLLCEDKNVPYVFVRSKQALGRAGGVSRPVIACSVTIKEGSQLKQQIQSIQQSTERFLV